ATTTCCACCTTACTGAGGGGCCGCACCAAGCTCACTCGTTTGACCAGAATGTGACTGTGACCCTTCTGGGTCACCGCCTCCAGCAAGAGATCCAGTGTATATTCCATGCCCCGCGTGGGGTCAAAGCGCCGATAGCCGTTCAGCAACTGCCGCTTGCTGAAGCGGAGCAGAGGCTGGTAGCGGCTGTTAAGTTGCTCAAGTGCTGACTCAATAACATCACTGACATCTGCTTTGCTGGCTCCAGAGAGCTCACACTTCGGGGAACCATCAGGACAGGAGAAGAGGTGCTGCTCGGTGAAGTAGTCCCAGCTGATTACCTCAAAACGGGACTTGGGAAGAAACGGGGCGTTAATGCCCACAGGCCACGTCAAGCCTGCCTTGCCTGCGGGGGTCAGTGATGTCAGGTTCCTGATCTGCATCTGTACAAAAAGAGAACTCGCACTGATCACTGAGGTCTCGTCCATCTCCGACACAGACCCGCCTCACCACCTAGAGCTGTATCTTGATAGTGTCACATCAGCAGTTTTGGCTAACGTGGTAACAGAAATGCTGTTTCTCCCTGGCTGACAGTATTCTACATAACAAGCAACAACGTCCTCTCACAAAGCTGAAAGTAAAGAAATCCCTTCCACCGGTATCCTTCACCCACGTACCTGGAGGTCCTGGATCTCCTGGTAGGCTCTGTCCAGCTGGATCCTGCTGAAGCGCTTGTGCAGCCGGTACATGAGCGTCACATCAGGAACAGGGTGCACAGCAAGAGCTGCTTGGaactcctcctcgtcctccttcTCCGGCTCGGCGTTTTTGGCCAGTTCGTAGGTGTGATAATGCTGGCCCTGAAGCGGACGAGAGCCAGAAAGACTGGCCTGGAACTCTGGATTTCACAGCGAAGCCTTCCCTCACCTCAGGCATGCATCCACCCCTCTGTGCCGGCTGCAATACCCAGAGACAAACACGCAGTGGGCTGCCCTGCCCCACGCTACATGCTCGTTTGTGTCTCGGTACCAACACGCCCTTTATCCCAGCTGCCTCTAAAAACCTGAGAACGATCATTTGTCAGGAGGCTGCAAAAGAAGTTGCCTGTCTCCACCCCAACCTCTCCGCTTCGGTTATGGCCTCCCCCACACTGTCACACCGCACGGCCTCTCCCTGCGCTGCACCTCACAGCCGAGGCTCAGGGAAAAGCCCCTTCACCGTGAGCAGGGGCTAGTGAGGGCACAGGATGTATCACACCTCGCTAGCAAAACCCTGGGGAGGGAGGCAGTACCTGGAGCTGGGAAACACAAGCGATGCCAAGGAAATCAATGATGCAGCGTCCCAGCCACTCATCCGGGCGCACGCTCAGGATCTCATTCCGGCAGCTGTCCAGGTGCTGGTGGAGCTTCAGCAGCAGGCTGCGGGAAAGCAGGTAGCCAAAGCCGCCGTGGCAGTAGCGGGCCTGCTCGTCTCCCCCGATGAACTCCTCCGCTCGCCCCAGGTAGACATCCTGGTTAATACTCAGGTGCGTCACCAGAGCCTTGACCTGCTCTGCCTGCGCGTAGGTATCATCCTGCATGATGTAGAACCAGTCGTAGTCAGAACCGAAGTGCTGGTGGATGTAATGCATGGTCTCGTACATCAGCCAGATGGGACGCTCATCCCCGTGGGCCACCAGCACCATGCCGTGGGGCACCTTGGCGCCGCGCAACCCCGTGAAGTACAGCAGGCGTGGGAAGTGGTGGGCCACCGTCTTGTTCACTGCCACCGCCAGCGTATTCAAGGTAGTTTTGGAGGTCAGCACAGCCACAAAGAGTCTCTCGTGGAATCCCAGTTCTGTCTGAATGTAGCGAgttctgcaaaggaaggacacACCTACATCACAAGCAGCTGGGTGACAAAGCAAAAGGATTGCTCTCCATGCTTGTGGGAACTTGAGAGAAGTCTTTGCTTGCTAGAGTTCACCAGTGGTTAAAACAGTTAAACCTAAGTCTAGAGCCTTAAAAGCAGACTCATTATTAAAAATCTTATtgataaaaatactttcttccttCAAGGATACTCACATTATCCATCCAAGCTAGAAATCTGTGCAAGTataagtcttaaaaaaaaaaaacaaaaaacaaaaaacaaccccccccccaaaaaaaaaacccaaaaaattcAGAGCTAACCACCGGAAAGTTATACACATTCTTATTAATTGCTCAGAATTTCACTAATCAATAGACCGATTAGAACATGTCAAATCATTCTTCAAAACTTTTGTTACACACAAGTaataaaagaatgaataaaagtttcaaattttcttcttttctttgtttttttggaaGAGACCAGTGGTTACATACTTCTGTTGTGCCCATTACAGCATTTACCACATTTACCCTGCTCTGTCGTGCTCCTACAGCTGTTTTTTAATACCACCTCAGATCTCTCAAACGGCATTTTCCAGCCTGAGCTCGTAACTTGTGCAAAGTCGCAGAACCCCGAGTACTGTCTACGCGCATTATTTTCCGTGGAGGAGTTCGGCCGAAGGAGCGGCTTTTACCTGAGCACTTTCTTGTACGGCTTGCTGGGGTCCCTGTAGTACGGCACGATCCTGGGCCTGAAGTCCTCGCGGTCCTGGCCCGGCCCCTCGCCCGCTGCCTCCGGCCCTGCTCCGCCGCCgggcggcccgggccgccccgccgccgccgggcaggcGTCCTCGCCGGCGGCCTGGCTCCAGGAGGCCCGCAGCAGGCTCAGGCTGCAGCCCAGCGACAggcccagcagcagcggcagcacgGGCCGCAGCGCGGCCAGCAGCGCGGCCAGGCGCatggcggcgcccggcgggggggagcgcggccgcggcgggcccgCTACGGCCGGGACAGGCCCCCGGAGCCGCTCCGAGGCCCAGGGCGCCGGCAGCCGCGGGACATGGCAGGCGCGGGGCGTCGGGCGCGtcaggcggcgcggggcgggcagcggcgcggcccccgcggcggcggtgtCCCCGGGGGGCAGGGCGGCCCGTGTGCGCGCAGGCCGCGGGCGCGGCCGGCCCCGAGCTCCGCGTCGGGGCCGCGGGGGGAGACAGCGgctcccgcccggccgcgctcccgccgctgcCACCTCAGCCGCCTCATCGCCACCTCGCGCGCTTCCGCTTCCCCTTTCAGCTCTATGGTGCCCCGGCCGCCGCTCTACCCGCTGGCGCCCGCCATCTCTATGGTGCGGCGAGCCGCCGCCCTCCGCGCGCTCGCTAGAGTGCGCCCGGCCCCTGCCCGCGGCACGCGCGCGGCACGGCGGGGGGCGTGCGTGGACGTGATGCGAGCGCAGGCCCCGCCCCTGGCGCGCGCGGCGCGGTGCATGCCGGGACCTGCAGTGCCCGGGCCCCACGAGCCCGCTCCCGGCCGAGCCGACAGAGGGAGCTTGGACTCTGTTTCCCAGAGTGACGTCAGCGACCCGGCGTGGGTGACGCTCCGCGCTGCTATTGGCTGCGGTTCCGGAGGGGGGTGGAGCGTGCGCACGCGGTAGCAGCTGTCCTGTTGCGACAGAAGGAAAGCGCGGAGCAGCCGGTGcggagccgcgccgggccgggcgggcgggcggcggggccggggcgcggcggggcgggcggcgcaggcGGCCCGGGGGGCGGGCGACCctcggccgggcccgggggcgccGTGTGCTCCGGGCCGGGCGGCGCATAGGGCTGCCGGGGCGTGGAACaacgggcggcgcggcgcggcctggcCTAACGGCCCGTCTCGTCCCGCAGCCGCAGCCCGCCGTCGCGCCATGCCCTCGGACCTGGCCAAGAAGAAGGCGGCCAAGAAGAAGGAGGCGGCCAAGGCCCGGCAGCGGCCCCGCCGGGCCACGGAGGAGAACGGCGATGCCGGGACGGAGCCGCAGGAGGCCGGGCCCCCGGAGGCCAACGGGACTTCGGCGCCAGGTGAGAGGCGGCCCCGCCGTGCAgcggcccgggcccgccgcggcgcggcctgcGGAGGGCGGCACGGCTTGGCCTGGTGCGCTCGGCAGGGCGCCCTTTCCCGGGGTCAGCCTGGCAGCCCCGCGCGTTCTGGGCTTGGGAGCGTCCAGCCAGGGCCTGTCCGCGGATAGCAGCTGTGCACATCTGGTTTTGCCCACAAATTAGTAAACTGGGACATTTGTCCCTCATCAGATGCAATTACACGTGGGCATGGACTTGTGCTGAACGGGGCTAGCGGCAGTGCCTCCCGTTAGGGCCACTCTCTCTCCTTGCGGTCGGTAGGACCCCAGAGCAATGTGTGTGGTTGCTTTCCGCAAGCCGGATGACCCAGGTGTTTGCTGCACCCTCTCTCGAGGCTAGCAGAATAACGATGGATGGTGCTGATGGGGCCGTTTCCCTCCCAAGCGGATACTGTCCTGGTTTTCTGGCATTTGATGCCCTGACCTGGGTCTCTTCTGCTGTGGGAACTGCTGTAGTGTCTTGGTTCTTCTCCTCAGCTCTCACGGTTGTAAAGCTGTTATTGCTCTGAATCTCTATTCGGCTGATTCTCTGGGATGTGTCTGGTTCGCCAAGCCTAGGGGCCTGGGTAACTTAATGAAAGAAACTTTGTCAACAGAGCAACGTTGATCTTCCTAAGGGAAACAGGCAAGGTGAAGCTTGAAGAGAGAGTTTACTTTTGTCCTTATTTTAGCCTGCCTAGCTGCCGGGCCCCCAAGTTCAGCTGCTCCGCTcaggcagcacagcccccaggcCTGTCCCCATTgcgctttttgtttgttttcgaGAGGCGCCGACTGCGCGGGACGGGGCCCCACCGGTACCGGCACCGCCGAGGGCCGGACTGCGAGGCAGGGCTCTGCTCCGGCGCGCCCCGTCCTCTGTGGCCTCCGTGACCTCGGGGAGCCCCGAGCGCGGCTGGCAGCTGAGCGTGGTCGCGGCGGCGGACtcgggcccgggggcggccgcagctctgcggggccggagcggcggccgccggcgccggggccgcgtccgcccctcccctcccctccccggcgcggctccgcgcggcccAGCCAATCGGCGCCCGTTCCCGCCGCGCATTTGCATGCCGCCCGCCTATTGGCAGAGCCGGGAggccgcgggccgggcaggggcggggccgggcgccgcggtcGCCACgtgggggcggggccgcgcctgGGGTCTGCGCCGCTGCCCGGAGCTGCGGCCGCGctgggcgggggcgggcgggagcgccctgcccgcggccggggcaACGCGAGCGGAGCCGGTGCCGGAGGTTCAGGCTGCCGGAGAGCGGAGGGTGAGCAGGCGCCGGGAGGAGCTCGGCTCCGGGCCGCTGCTCGGCCTTGGCCCGCCTGCAGCGTTGTTCGGAGGCTGTTGAACCGCCACGTGCACCGGGGGGCAGGTTAAATGGGTCGGTGAAAGCATGTTCCTGCCTGGCGGTTCCCTGCGAAATAACCGCATGTCACAGATAAAACCTCCTCGCCTCTCTTGGCACTCCTCTGGTTTGCTTGTTACTGCAACTGCTCTACTTGGCTGCAAGTTCTTCCAAAGGGGTCCTGTGTCAGCTGGGTCCGCAGCGTCTGCCCCTTCCTGCCTGACACGCCCCAAGATGACAGCGATTTTACTCCATGGCTGATTTTTGCCAGGAATGTTAGGTTTTTTACAGCCAGGCTGGCATCGCTTACTGACCTGAACCCTGGCGGTCTGAACACCAAGTCTCTGCTCTGAGAAGCTGGAGCTTGCTAAGAtccccagtggcatttccctCTTCAAATGGCAGGGTCTCCCCAGGGAGTGAAAACTGGACTGTAACTCAGGGCGTCAGGACAGAagatcagcaaggcaggaaagatCTGCTTAAATTgtaggaggagaggaagagggagtCTGCACACAGACAGAtttgcttcttcaggattggtaGGGCCTCTTCCAgtgctgcttccctcctcctctcttctttcctgtCACTTATTTCCTAGCTAAATTCTCCCTATGCCAGTGCTTTCCTTAAGAAGCTTGCAGGCAGCACTGCTTAGCTCCTTCCTGCAGACAGCGTTCGTCCCATCACACTGGTGACAGGCTGCCTGTTCCGGCAGCTCACTTAGTTCTAATGGTCAGACTTTATTTATAGATTAGGTGAAACTTGCTGTTAGACCATATATATCCATCTGTTGAGCTGAAAAAGTGTATTAAAAACCTTTGGGCCTCCTTAATGTTTCTGTAGAAATGGGAAAATGGGGTTTGTTTTTGGGGTCCTGGGCCTGCCTGGATAGGGACTCGTGGCTTCCCTTGTGCCTGTGAATCAGCAACACTTCTGCTCTGTCCCTGCATACAGAGGTGGATGCTCTTACAAAGGAACTGGAGGACTTTGAGTTAAAGAAAGCTGCTGCCCGTGCTGTGACAGGAGTGCTGGCTTCCCATCCCAACAGCACCGACGTGCACATCATTAACCTCTCGCTGACCTTCCATGGTCAGGAGCTGCTGAGTGACACAAAGCTGGAGCTGAACTCTGGGAGACGCTACGGCCTGATCGGGCTCAACGGCATTGGTGAGCTGTGCGGCACAGTGACACGGGCTTCTTGGAGCTCGGAGGAGATCCTGTGGGGCTGAAAAACTGGACAGGTGGAGGTGGTAAATGCTAGAAACCAGGGGAAAGGTTGTTAGACCGGCCTGGGACATGCTgactgtcctgcctgcctccccaccCGCAAGAGGGACTGCTAGTAGGGGTATGAGGTCGCATTCTGGCTTTGAGTAATGCATTTAGACTGGTTCCCATGGAGAGTAGGAAGAAATGCCTGGCATCCGGTACCTGTTCGCAGGCTTTTTTTCAGCAGTGTCACTAATGCTAATGCTACTAGTGAAAAAACTTGCAGAGTGGAGGAGTAGGGAGTATTTGGTTTGGCCTGAATGGGAAAAAAACTTCATCAGTCCCTGGAGAAGGTGACACTGTTGTACATGGAGAGATGCAGAACATGGGTGTAATTGAAGGAGAGCTAGTAAGAGGGACCAGCTAGTTTAACTTTCAGGAAAATACTTAAGTTCTCTAGTGGTAAGTGCATTGCTTTCTTCTGCATTAGAGGTCTTTAGAGGCTGGGGTTATGTCTCCCTGGTAATAGGTGTTAGACAGCAGGAagtgcacaacagagagaaaacTCCCTGAAGCAGGGCAGGGGCTGAAGTGCAGTAGTTTTCAAAGAGCTTCTTCATGTCTCAGCCCTGTCCTTGAGGTGGTGATCTTGAGCCGGGAGGGCAGCCTTTTGCAGCGAGGCAGTAGGCTCTAGTTCTTCTGGCTTCTTCACCAAGGAACTTCCAAGGTTTTCTTGGGTtggagagggagagaatcagTGGGACCTGACTATATCTCATGCATTGCTCTGTTACCTTGTACCTCATTGAATCCAGTGAATAATTGTGGCGTGTCTGTCTGCACACAGGGAAATCCATGCTCTTGTCAGCTATCGGGAAACGAGAAGTCCCCATCCCAGAGCACATTGACATCTACCACCTGACCCGGGAGATGCCTCCCAGTGACAAGACTCCTCTACAATGTGTGATGGAGGTGGATACAGAGAGGGCTATGTTGGAACGAGAAGCGGAGCGTCTGGCTCATGAAGATGGTAAAGCTTCTCAGAGTCCCTGTAGGCAAGGGA
This Dromaius novaehollandiae isolate bDroNov1 chromosome 2, bDroNov1.hap1, whole genome shotgun sequence DNA region includes the following protein-coding sequences:
- the CHPF2 gene encoding chondroitin sulfate glucuronyltransferase; translation: MRLAALLAALRPVLPLLLGLSLGCSLSLLRASWSQAAGEDACPAAAGRPGPPGGGAGPEAAGEGPGQDREDFRPRIVPYYRDPSKPYKKVLRTRYIQTELGFHERLFVAVLTSKTTLNTLAVAVNKTVAHHFPRLLYFTGLRGAKVPHGMVLVAHGDERPIWLMYETMHYIHQHFGSDYDWFYIMQDDTYAQAEQVKALVTHLSINQDVYLGRAEEFIGGDEQARYCHGGFGYLLSRSLLLKLHQHLDSCRNEILSVRPDEWLGRCIIDFLGIACVSQLQGQHYHTYELAKNAEPEKEDEEEFQAALAVHPVPDVTLMYRLHKRFSRIQLDRAYQEIQDLQMQIRNLTSLTPAGKAGLTWPVGINAPFLPKSRFEVISWDYFTEQHLFSCPDGSPKCELSGASKADVSDVIESALEQLNSRYQPLLRFSKRQLLNGYRRFDPTRGMEYTLDLLLEAVTQKGHSHILVKRVSLVRPLSKVEIIPMPYVTEATRVQLVLPLTVQDLDFVANFLDMFAMNTLDTHDNALLTLLFIYHPYDAQRVSQVDVFAGVKAMVGELEKRYAEVKIPWISVKTEVPSQVKLMDIVSKKHPVDTLFFLASVWTEINTEFLNRCRMNTISNWQVFFPVHFQEFNPALVYRGEQAASSSTDFLRDGHFDRHSFAEACFYNSDYMTARTKLAADILDRDEVLESMEVFDVFLHYSGLHLFRAVEPGLVQKYALRSCNPRLSEELYHRCMLSNLEGLASRSHLAMALFEQEQANST